The following are from one region of the Mustela lutreola isolate mMusLut2 chromosome 7, mMusLut2.pri, whole genome shotgun sequence genome:
- the LOC131836047 gene encoding olfactory receptor 11G2-like produces the protein MHILPNKNDTAVIHEFILLGFLCSQEVEILLFVLFSIIYILTLLGNSAIICAVWWNQQLHTPMYTLLSNFSFLEICYINSNVPNMLFNFLSKTKTISYNGCILQFYIFLSLCATELFFLALMAFDRYVAICHPLHYLTIMTRKICGTLVSACWVGGFLWLVTPATLISQVPFCGSNVIDHYLCDLGAMLAISCVPVPKTMLTCSIFSAVITFITLFYILVSYILVLRAVVQVPKSSSRKKAFSTCASHLIVVFLFYGSIMVMYVSPGAANQPGMQKFLTMFYSIATPLLNPLIYSLRNKEMKIALRKVMCKV, from the coding sequence ATGCATATTTTGCCTAACAAAAATGACACTGCtgtcattcatgaattcattctCCTGGGTTTCCTATGTAGTCAAGAGgtggaaattcttctttttgttttgttctccatCATCTACATCTTGACTTTGTTGGGCAACAGTGCTATTATCTGTGCTGTATGGTGGAACCAGCAACTCCACACTCCTATGTATACTTTATTGTCCAACTTCTCTTTCCTGGAGATCTGCTACATCAATTCCAATGTGCCCAACATGTTGTTCAACTTCCTATCCAAGACCAAGACCATCTCCTATAATGGCTGCATCTTACAGTTCTacatcttcctctctctttgtgcCACAGAACTTTTCTTCCTGGCCCTCATGGCATTTGATAGGTATGTTGCCATCTGCCATCCACTGCATTACCTTACCATAATGACCAGGAAAATCTGCGGAACCCTTGTGTCTGCTTGCTGGGTGGGTGGGTTCCTCTGGTTGGTGACTCCAGCCACCCTTATCTCTCAAGTTCCGTTTTGTGGTTCAAATGTCATTGATCACTACCTCTGTGATCTTGGGGCAATGTTGGCCATATCATGTGTACCTGTCCCTAAGACAATGCTGACTTGTAGCATTTTCAGTGCTGTAATAACATTTATCACTTTGTTCTACATCCTTGTGTCCTACATACTGGTCCTTCGAGCTGTGGTTCAGGTTCCCAAAAGTTCAAGTAGGAAAAAAGCCTTCTCCACATGTGCTTCCCACCTGATAGTTGTGTTCCTATTTTATGGCTCAATTATGGTGATGTATGTAAGCCCAGGGGCAGCCAATCAGCCTGGTATGCAGAAGTTCTTGACAATGTTCTATTCAATTGCAACTCCACTTTTAAATCCTCTGATCTACAGCCTCAGGAATAAGGAGATGAAGATTGCCCTCAGGAAAGTTATGTGTAAAGtttag